The following are from one region of the Salvia hispanica cultivar TCC Black 2014 chromosome 1, UniMelb_Shisp_WGS_1.0, whole genome shotgun sequence genome:
- the LOC125223009 gene encoding purple acid phosphatase 2-like, which translates to MILPRFVHLLVVSIFLGVCEAGLTSSYVRETGIATDMPLDSDVFRVPRGYNAPQQVHITQGDHEGRGVIVSWVTPDEAGSTSVLYWAENSQHKKTVNGDVVRYKYYNYTSGYIHHCTINDLEFDTKYYYVVGCGNVTREFWFVTPPRPGPDVPYTFGLIGDLGQTRNSNQTVTHYEMNPAKGQSILFVGDLSYADSYPLHDNTRWDTWGRFVERNLAYQPWIWTAGNHEIDYLPDIGETIPFKPFTHRYWTPYKASNSTSPLWYSIKRASAYIIVLSSYSAYAIYTPQYKWFTNELTKVNRTETPWLIVLMHSPFYSSYVHHYMEGETMRVTYEEFLVKYKVDVVFAGHVHAYERSERISNIQYNVVNGLCTPISDDSAPVYITIGDGGNQEGLLYEMTEPQPAYSAYREPSYGHGIFDIKNRTHAYFGWHRNQDGFAVEADSLWLVNRYWKTMAGKSSVA; encoded by the exons ATGATTCTCCCTAGATTTGTGCATCTGTTGGTGGTGAGCATTTTCCTGGGCGTGTGTGAAGCTGGGTTGACCAGCAGCTATGTGCGCGAGACTGGGATTGCCACAGATATGCCACTCGACAGTGATGTATTTCGCGTTCCTCGTGGCTATAATGCTCCTCAGCAG GTTCACATAACACAAGGAGATCATGAAGGCAGAGGGGTCATTGTATCGTGGGTTACACCAGATGAAGCTGGTTCCACTTCAGTGCTGTACTGGGCTGAAAATAGCCAGCATAAGAAAACTGTAAATGGCGATGTTGTTAGATACAAGTATTACAATTATACCTCTGGTTACATTCATCATTGCACAATCAATGATTTGGAG TTTGATACCAAATACTACTATGTTGTTGGGTGTGGGAACGTGACACGGGAATTTTGGTTCGTCACACCTCCCCGACCAGGGCCTGATGTTCCTTATACGTTTGGGCTTATAG GTGATCTGGGTCAGACTCGCAATTCAAATCAGACAGTAACTCATTATGAGATGAACCCTGCAAAAGGACAGTCAATCCTGTTTGTTGGAGACCTCTCATATGCGGATAGTTATCCGTTGCATGACAACACAAGGTGGGATACATGGGGAAGATTCGTAGAGAGAAATTTGGCTTATCAACCATGGATCTGGACTGCTGGGAATCATGAAATCGATTATCTTCCAGACATA GGTGAAACTATACCCTTCAAGCCATTCACACACCGATATTGGACACCATATAAAGCATCTAATAGCACGTCTCCTCTTTGGTACTCAATCAAGAGAGCTTCGGCCTACATCATTGTCCTATCTTCGTATTCAGCTTATG cGATATATACCCCTCAATATAAGTGGTTCACAAACGAGCTAACAAAAGTGAATAGGACTGAAACGCCGTGGCTAATTGTACTCATGCATAGTCCATTCTATAGCAGCTATGTTCATCACTATATGGAGGGAGAGACTATGCGAGTCACGTATGAAGAATTCCTCGTGAAGTACAAAGTCGATGTGGTCTTTGCTGGTCACGTGCACGCGTATGAGCGATCT GAGCGAATATCGAACATACAGTACAACGTGGTGAATGGACTGTGCACTCCTATCAGTGACGACTCTGCTCCGGTCTATATCACCATTGGAGACGGAGGAAATCAAGAGGGCTTACTATACGA GATGACAGAGCCACAGCCGGCGTACTCAGCTTATCGCGAACCCAGCTACGGCCATGGCATTTTTGACATAAAGAACCGGACTCACGCCTACTTCGGTTGGCATCGTAATCAGGATGGTTTCGCAGTGGAAGCCGACTCCTTATGGCTAGTTAATCGGTATTGGAAAACCATGGCAGGAAAGAGTTCAGTTGCTTAA
- the LOC125216147 gene encoding peroxidase P7, translating into MATFSSFKAAITLAMLLVLVTTSSAQLSTDFYSKSCPKLFETVRSAVHSAIQKEARMGASLLRLFFHDCFVNGCDGSILLDDTSSMRGEKGATPNRNSARGFDVVDDIKSAVEKACPGIVSCADILAVTARDSVSILGGPSWNVKLGRRDAKTASLSAANNGIPQPTTNLNGLISRFNALGLSSKDLVALSGSHTIGQARCTSFRARIHNESNIDTSFARTRQGNCPRASGSGDNNLAPLDIQSPTSFDNNYFKNLVNRRGLLHSDQQLFSGGSTDSAVKAYSNSPGSFASDFAAAMIRMGDISPLTGSNGEIRKNCRRKN; encoded by the exons ATGgctacattttcttctttcaaaGCAGCCATCACTTTGGCAATGTTACTTGTCTTGGTAACAACCTCCTCAGCTCAACTCTCCACTGATTTTTACTCAAAATCTTGTCCTAAACTTTTTGAGACGGTGAGGTCTGCCGTCCATTCCGCCATCCAGAAGGAGGCCCGGATGGGCGCCTCCCTCCTTCGCCTTTTCTTCCACGACTGCTTCGTGAAT GGATGCGATGGATCTATCCTCCTCGACGACACCTCCTCCATGAGAGGAGAGAAAGGCGCTACTCCGAATCGGAACTCAGCCCGAGGATTCGACGTTGTTGACGACATCAAATCCGCCGTGGAGAAGGCTTGCCCCGGCATTGTCTCTTGCGCTGATATCTTGGCCGTCACTGCTCGCGACTCTGTTTCTATC CTAGGAGGGCCTAGCTGGAACGTGAAACTTGGAAGGCGCGACGCCAAGACAGCTAGCCTTTCCGCTGCAAACAACGGCATTCCTCAGCCGACGACAAATCTCAATGGCTTGATCTCTAGGTTTAACGCGCTCGGCCTCTCCTCCAAGGACTTGGTTGCTCTCTCCG GCTCGCACACGATTGGACAGGCGAGATGCACGAGCTTCAGGGCTCGTATCCACAACGAATCGAACATCGACACGTCATTTGCTAGAACAAGGCAGGGCAACTGCCCCAGAGCAAGCGGCTCAGGCGACAACAATCTGGCGCCGCTGGATATTCAGAGCCCCACCAGCTTCGACAACAACTATTTCAAGAACCTCGTCAACCGCCGCGGCCTTCTCCACTCCGACCAGCAGCTTTTCAGCGGCGGGTCCACGGATTCCGCGGTCAAGGCCTACAGCAACAGCCCCGGGTCTTTCGCCTCCGACTTCGCGGCGGCCATGATCAGGATGGGCGACATTAGTCCCCTCACCGGGTCGAATGGGGAGATCAGGAAGAACTGCAGGAGGAAGAACTGA
- the LOC125203668 gene encoding BTB/POZ domain-containing protein At1g01640-like, which yields MTCCLCAPNIYNNYNRYGVWIICPACYEGAKGTIMLANNNDSFSPTISNYLGFTKALKWMQLQEHKMKFQDEKMKFYDEKMNYLSGFATALRDQIHTDIQVMAGDNEPPIPAHRGLLAMRSTIFRNMLDSDECKAPANQTITLPELNHEELEALLEFLYSGSVPKEKMEKLVCSLALAADKYEIPFLQKFCDQVMLGSLKSSNALDILEISDTCNNKNLKERALCFIVSNLEEIVFSPGFDDFALKNPHLNTEITRASITNNKKRKIGA from the exons ATGACGTGCTGCTTATGCGCACCGAATATTTATAACAATTATAACCGTTACGGGGTATGGATAATCTGCCCAGCCTGCTACGAAGGGGCGAAAGGCACAATCATGTTGGCCAACAATAATGATTCTTTTTCTCCAACAATTTCCAATTACCTG GGATTTACAAAGGCCTTGAAGTGGATGCAGTTGCAAGAACACAAGATGAAGTTTCAAGatgagaagatgaagttttACGATGAGAAGATGAATTATTTAAGTGGCTTTGCCACAGCTTTGAGGGATCAAATCCACACTGATATTCAAGTTATGGCCGGTGACAACGAGCCCCCAATACCCGCTCATAGAGGACTATTG GCAATGAGATCGACAATATTTCGTAACATGTTGGATTCAGACGAATGCAAAGCTCCAGCGAATCAAACGATAACGCTACCGGAGCTGAATCACGAGGAACTAGAAGCCCTACTCGAGTTCTTGTACAGTGGAAGCGTTCCAAAAGAGAAGATGGAGAAACTTGTTTGCTCGTTGGCTTTAGCTGCAGACAAATACGAGATCCCTTTCCTGCAAAAGTTTTGCGATCAAGTGATGCTTGGATCACTGAAGTCATCCAACGCACTTGATATCTTGGAAATATCCGACACTTGCAACAACAAAAATCTCAAAGAAAGAGCCCTATGCTTCATTGTAAGTAACTTGGAAGAAATAGTTTTCTCCCCCGGCTTTGATGACTTTGCGCTCAAGAATCCTCATCTAAATACAGAGATCACAAGAGCATCCATcacgaataataaaaaaagaaagattgGTGCTTAG
- the LOC125211882 gene encoding LOB domain-containing protein 15-like, which produces MSSERERFEEISKKIKRELDGAAGHHYHQHHHPTLGGRRHMLGHTGTLNTTTPCAACKLLRRRCAQECPFSPYFSPHEPHKFASVHKVFGASNVSKMLMEVPESQRADAANSLVYEANVRLRDPVYGCMGAISSLQQQVQVLQAELEAVRNEILKYKYKLEESNMLPSSHVSLLSSEGVSVAAPPPSPPPPPPPPPFPPDFSNISTENITYFG; this is translated from the exons ATGTCCTCAGAAag GGAGAGATTTGAGGAGATAAGCAAGAAGATCAAGAGAGAACTGGATGGCGCGGCGGGTCACCATTACCACCAGCACCACCACCCGACCCTCGGAGGAAGGAGACACATGCTGGGGCATACCGGAACCCTAAACACCACCACCCCCTGCGCCGCCTGCAAACTTTTGAGGCGGCGTTGCGCTCAAGAATGCCCCTTTTCTCCATACTTCTCGCCCCACGAACCCCACAAGTTCGCCTCTGTTCACAAAGTCTTTGGTGCTAGCAACGTCTCCAAGATGCTCATG GAGGTGCCCGAGAGCCAGAGAGCAGATGCAGCGAACAGTCTTGTCTACGAGGCGAATGTGAGGCTACGGGATCCGGTGTACGGGTGCATGGGAGCGATCTCGTCTTTGCAGCAGCAGGTACAAGTCTTGCAAGCGGAGCTGGAAGCTGTGAGGAATGAGATCTtgaaatacaaatacaaattagAAGAATCTAATATGCTTCCATCTTCTCATGTATCGTTGCTCTCGTCTGAGGGGGTTTCGGTTGCTGCGCCGCCTCCTTCTCCTCCCccgcctccgcctccaccGCCGTTTCCTCCTGACTTTAGCAACATCTCTACTGAAAATATAACATACTTTGGTTGA
- the LOC125202655 gene encoding uncharacterized protein LOC125202655 yields the protein MMNGVQEFPSTLPKRYNSSKRVGGEAPITVLYYGGAAGSVPFLWESQPGTPKHKLSDGPLPPLTPPPQYRSRNLASSPSLKKKHYSKIFNSIFARKKATASSSPSPSYSSSFEYEVGRDSPTSTLCFCPMKSVKKVVKSIASSKN from the coding sequence ATGATGAATGGTGTACAAGAATTCCCATCAACTCTTCCCAAAAGGTACAACTCCTCCAAGCGTGTGGGCGGCGAGGCACCAATCACGGTGCTGTACTACGGCGGTGCAGCCGGCTCGGTGCCGTTTCTGTGGGAGTCTCAGCCCGGGACGCCGAAGCACAAGCTCAGCGATGGCCCTCTCCCGCCCCTGACCCCACCGCCCCAGTATCGGTCGAGAAATCTAGCTAGTAGCCCTAGCTTGAAGAAGAAGCATTATTCCAAGATTTTCAACTCCATCTTTGCTAGGAAGAAAGCCACCGCGTCCTcttcgccgtcgccgtcgtaTTCGTCCTCGTTTGAGTACGAGGTTGGAAGAGATTCACCAACGTCAACGTTGTGTTTTTGCCCCATGAAGAGTGTGAAGAAGGTGGTGAAGTCCATTGCAAGttctaaaaattga
- the LOC125216157 gene encoding BTB/POZ domain-containing protein At3g56230-like → MSCCFCNANTYDYGYGYGQLTICLACFEGGKSIILLTNKPKKIKTINNDSFSPSSSNKGFVKALKWMKLQEEKIKLEDEKMTYLSGFATALKDQIHTDIQVMSGDNKPPIPAHRGILATRSTIFRNMLDSDQCKAPANQTITLSELNHEELEALLEFLYSGSLPKEKMEKLVCPLALAADKYEIPFLQKFCHQVMLGSLKSSNALDILEISDTCNNKNLKETALSFIVRNMEEIVFSPGFDDFALKNHHLHTQITRASLTNKKRKIGA, encoded by the exons ATGTCGTGCTGCTTCTGTAACGCGAATACTTACGATTACGGCTACGGTTACGGGCAACTGACAATCTGCTTAGCCTGCTTCGAAGGGGGGAAAAGCATAATCTTGTTGACCAACAAgcctaaaaaaattaaaactatcaACAATGATTCTTTTTCTCCATCAAGTTCCAATAAG GGATTTGTGAAGGCCTTGAAGTGGATGAAGTTGCAAGAAGAGAAGATAAAGTTGGAAGATGAGAAGATGACTTATTTAAGTGGCTTTGCTACCGCTTTGAAGGATCAAATCCACACTGATATTCAAGTCATGTCCGGTGACAACAAGCCCCCGATACCCGCTCATAGAGGAATATTG GCAACAAGATCGACAATATTTCGTAACATGTTGGATTCAGACCAATGCAAAGCTCCGGCAAATCAAACGATAACGCTATCGGAGCTGAATCACGAGGAACTAGAAGCCCTACTCGAGTTCTTGTACAGTGGAAGCCTTCCAAAAGAGAAGATGGAGAAACTTGTTTGCCCGTTGGCTTTAGCTGCAGACAAATACGAGATCCCTTTCCTGCAAAAGTTTTGCCATCAAGTGATGCTTGGATCACTGAAGTCATCCAACGCACTTGATATCTTGGAAATATCCGACACTTGCAACAACAAAAACCTCAAAGAAACAGCCCTAAGCTTCATTGTAAGAAACATGGAAGAAATAGTTTTCTCCCCTGGCTTTGATGACTTCGCGCTCAAGAATCATCATCTACATACACAGATCACAAGGGCATCCCTCacgaataaaaaaagaaagattgGTGCTTAG